A window of Sutcliffiella cohnii contains these coding sequences:
- a CDS encoding IS110 family transposase — translation MVYSTLNHIQGKIGSRWAQFVRETGVENILIVAIDAAKYTPKAMIATFYGEILEKPFDIDASMSGFTKLKTLIGRHKVKANTRVVVGIETTGHYYEHLVFKCHLEGYHVRTINAATTAKEREALLNWSKTDNLDLMAIVQSVIHGRGTSNELPTGNIAKLRKLTRARRELTSERTKTKNLIRMHMDHIFREYQGKTVWINGKRKISKPLTDVFGKASRYLMRHYPHPSDILKLGEEGLRDLSIRENLKLRDKSIQLLLEYAEGSISRPKEQLDADIFLLSQKLDRLDLLDDQIKVLERKIEELFIVMDGAVVLSVQGIGLVTGAELVAEIGDLSDFDEAGQLIKLAGTNPIVKQSGDNRPSYYGVSKQGRRPFRNIVYQVGRSLAVNNPEMQQRYQKLKERGKHSRQAYIALGNRMIRLAFAMIRNHTLYQTEDKNYVLLEEISKKIRKTNVKKFFETHVSPIKCAS, via the coding sequence CATATTCAAGGTAAGATTGGAAGTCGATGGGCGCAATTTGTGAGAGAGACTGGAGTAGAGAATATTTTGATTGTAGCGATTGATGCAGCTAAATATACTCCCAAAGCAATGATTGCTACGTTTTATGGAGAAATATTAGAAAAACCATTTGATATAGATGCATCTATGTCTGGTTTTACCAAGCTAAAAACTCTTATTGGAAGACATAAAGTAAAGGCTAATACACGAGTGGTGGTCGGCATTGAAACCACTGGACATTACTACGAACATTTAGTCTTTAAATGTCATCTCGAGGGGTATCATGTACGAACAATAAATGCAGCTACTACCGCCAAAGAAAGAGAGGCATTATTGAATTGGTCAAAGACGGATAACCTGGACTTAATGGCCATTGTACAATCTGTCATTCATGGTAGGGGTACCTCTAACGAGTTACCTACAGGAAATATAGCGAAACTTCGAAAGCTGACTAGAGCTAGACGGGAACTAACTTCAGAGCGAACTAAAACGAAGAATTTGATTCGTATGCATATGGATCATATTTTCCGAGAGTACCAAGGAAAAACTGTATGGATTAATGGGAAAAGAAAGATTTCTAAGCCTCTGACTGACGTGTTTGGTAAAGCGTCTAGATATTTAATGAGGCACTATCCTCATCCCTCTGACATCTTAAAGTTAGGGGAAGAAGGATTAAGAGACTTATCAATACGTGAGAATTTAAAACTCCGAGATAAGTCTATCCAACTCCTGTTAGAATATGCCGAAGGTTCCATCTCCCGTCCTAAGGAACAACTAGATGCTGATATTTTCTTGCTTAGTCAAAAATTAGATCGGCTAGATTTATTAGACGACCAAATAAAGGTTTTAGAACGTAAGATAGAAGAATTATTTATAGTTATGGATGGTGCAGTTGTTCTTTCAGTACAAGGAATTGGATTAGTAACAGGGGCAGAATTAGTGGCGGAAATCGGAGACCTCTCTGATTTTGATGAGGCTGGACAACTGATTAAATTGGCTGGTACAAATCCTATCGTTAAGCAGTCAGGAGATAACAGGCCATCTTATTACGGGGTTTCCAAACAGGGTAGGCGACCTTTTAGAAATATTGTTTATCAAGTTGGAAGGTCTTTAGCTGTAAATAACCCTGAGATGCAACAACGGTACCAGAAATTGAAGGAAAGAGGAAAACACTCGCGTCAAGCTTATATAGCTTTAGGTAACAGAATGATTAGACTTGCGTTCGCTATGATTCGTAACCATACTCTCTATCAAACAGAGGATAAGAATTATGTCCTTCTCGAAGAGATTAGTAAGAAAATCCGTAAAACGAATGTTAAAAAATTCTTTGAAACACATGTCTCACCCATTAAATGCGCTAGTTAA
- the speE gene encoding polyamine aminopropyltransferase, translating into MDLNKPYLSRKNGDLWLTEDEYDNLKVSYRIKDVIYDQKSSCQDVMILDSYNFRRMLVLDGVVQTTSVDGHIYNEMISHVPMSIHPNPQKVLIIGGGDCGVAKEVAKYEGVEHIDMVEIDELVVKACIEHLPEVSGRLADPRVHYIFDDGVKFAASKKKEYDLIIVDSSDPIGPAKVLFEQSFYESLHEALKDDGMMVCQSQSPIFHADVMKQSYKRISGLFPEVKMYTAVVPTYPGGLWSFTIGSKQHIKPNASKVRDKNTKYVNEQIVESCFSLPQFIKEML; encoded by the coding sequence ATGGACCTAAATAAACCATACTTATCAAGAAAAAACGGAGACCTATGGCTTACTGAAGATGAATACGATAATCTGAAAGTGAGCTACCGGATAAAAGATGTCATTTATGATCAAAAATCATCTTGCCAGGATGTTATGATTTTAGATTCCTATAATTTTAGAAGAATGCTAGTGTTAGATGGTGTTGTTCAAACGACATCGGTTGACGGGCATATTTATAATGAAATGATTTCGCATGTGCCAATGTCGATTCACCCAAATCCACAAAAAGTACTAATCATTGGCGGTGGGGATTGTGGTGTTGCGAAGGAAGTTGCCAAGTATGAAGGTGTCGAACATATTGATATGGTTGAAATAGATGAGCTTGTTGTAAAAGCTTGTATCGAGCATTTACCTGAAGTGTCTGGTCGTCTAGCGGACCCACGTGTTCATTATATTTTCGATGATGGCGTTAAATTCGCAGCTAGTAAGAAAAAGGAATATGATCTCATTATCGTTGATTCATCTGATCCAATTGGGCCGGCAAAAGTATTGTTTGAACAAAGCTTTTATGAGAGCTTGCATGAGGCATTAAAAGACGATGGAATGATGGTGTGCCAAAGTCAATCACCAATCTTTCATGCAGATGTGATGAAGCAATCCTATAAACGGATTTCGGGGCTTTTCCCGGAGGTCAAAATGTACACAGCAGTAGTCCCAACGTATCCTGGAGGGCTATGGAGCTTCACCATCGGGTCAAAACAACATATAAAGCCTAACGCAAGTAAAGTAAGAGACAAAAATACAAAATACGTAAACGAACAAATCGTGGAAAGCTGCTTTTCACTACCACAGTTCATAAAAGAAATGTTATAA
- the coaA gene encoding type I pantothenate kinase: protein MKPFTNYIQFNRDKWAELRNKTPLLLSEEELESIRGINEEISLQEVEEIYLPLTRLINLKVKASQQLQGATNSFLDYKAKKIPFIIGIAGSVAVGKSTGARVIQTLLSRWDNHKEVGLVTTDGFLYPNATLESKGWMSRKGFPESYDTQRLIKFLMDVKSGKPRVEAPLYSHLTYDVLSDKVEIINNPDILIVEGINVLQVSKSHSVFVSDFFDFSIYIDADVRNIKKWYIERFLTLQKTAFQDPMSYFHRYISLSEEEAVQTATSIWESINAKNLRENILPTRQRADIVFKKGPDHLMEKVYLKKF, encoded by the coding sequence ATGAAACCTTTTACAAACTATATCCAATTTAATAGAGACAAATGGGCTGAACTACGTAATAAAACACCATTGCTGCTATCAGAGGAAGAATTAGAGAGTATACGAGGGATAAATGAAGAAATCTCCCTTCAAGAAGTGGAAGAAATTTATTTACCGTTGACACGTTTAATTAATTTAAAAGTAAAAGCGTCTCAGCAATTGCAAGGAGCAACTAATTCATTTTTAGACTATAAAGCGAAAAAAATTCCTTTTATTATTGGAATCGCAGGCAGTGTTGCGGTTGGAAAAAGTACCGGGGCGAGGGTAATTCAAACTCTACTATCACGTTGGGACAATCATAAAGAAGTCGGTTTAGTGACAACGGATGGTTTTTTGTATCCGAATGCTACGTTAGAAAGCAAAGGATGGATGAGTCGTAAAGGGTTTCCCGAAAGCTATGATACTCAAAGATTAATAAAATTTTTGATGGATGTGAAATCTGGTAAACCGAGAGTCGAGGCGCCGTTATACTCACATCTAACGTATGACGTACTGTCTGATAAAGTAGAGATTATTAATAATCCAGATATATTAATTGTAGAAGGAATCAACGTTTTGCAAGTTAGTAAATCACATTCTGTTTTTGTTAGTGATTTTTTTGATTTCTCCATTTATATAGATGCGGATGTACGGAATATAAAAAAATGGTACATTGAAAGATTTTTAACGTTACAAAAAACAGCTTTTCAGGATCCGATGTCGTACTTTCACCGATATATTTCATTATCGGAAGAAGAGGCCGTTCAAACAGCAACGAGCATTTGGGAAAGCATTAATGCGAAAAACTTACGAGAAAACATTTTGCCAACACGACAACGAGCGGACATCGTATTTAAAAAAGGTCCGGACCATCTAATGGAGAAAGTGTATTTGAAAAAGTTCTAA
- a CDS encoding helix-turn-helix domain-containing protein, with product MTRKYSENLKKMVVKEYQEGKLGIRPLANKYGIKSKSLIHRWIKSYEKFGEKGLVNRKNTETYTVQFKLDVLSFMKRTGSSAMETALHFGITNSTTVSRWMRAVTVGGGLEGLNKLKGRPPMSKNKKKQEEMTNEQRLERENELLRLEVEYLKKLRAFQMDPEGYLEKHKQRYHSNSKKPN from the coding sequence TTGACAAGGAAATATAGTGAAAATTTAAAGAAAATGGTTGTTAAGGAGTATCAAGAAGGTAAACTCGGAATCCGACCTCTGGCAAATAAGTATGGCATTAAATCAAAATCATTGATCCATAGGTGGATTAAGTCCTATGAAAAATTTGGTGAAAAAGGTTTAGTAAATAGAAAGAATACAGAAACATATACTGTTCAATTCAAGCTAGATGTATTAAGCTTTATGAAGAGAACAGGTTCTTCAGCTATGGAAACCGCCCTTCACTTTGGTATTACTAATTCAACTACCGTATCTAGGTGGATGAGAGCTGTCACTGTTGGAGGTGGATTGGAAGGCCTGAATAAACTAAAAGGACGGCCTCCCATGTCTAAAAATAAGAAAAAACAAGAAGAAATGACGAATGAACAAAGGTTAGAAAGAGAGAACGAACTACTACGTTTAGAGGTAGAATATCTAAAAAAGTTAAGAGCTTTTCAGATGGATCCGGAAGGCTATCTCGAAAAGCACAAGCAGCGTTATCATTCGAACTCAAAGAAACCTAATTAA
- a CDS encoding IS3 family transposase produces the protein MGIPESTYHYHIKAMEKENPKQELEDLILSIFNEHGGNFGYRRVRLELRNKGYKVNHKAVQRIMNKLGIKCIKFSRKTRKYNSYKGNVGKVAKNRLNRRFKTSVCHQKLATDITEFKCTNGVKLYLSPIMDLFNGEILSYEIGASPTLDLTLKPLLKAINIVKDSKYRTTIHSDQGCQYQHKKWVKTLKENKIFQSMSRKGNCLDNSPMENFFGILKQEMYHGEPLCSFEELKEKIDIYIDYYNNKRIKQKLDGMSPVQFRIHTSQLAA, from the coding sequence GTGGGTATTCCAGAATCCACTTACCATTATCATATAAAAGCAATGGAAAAGGAAAATCCAAAGCAGGAACTAGAGGATTTGATTCTATCCATATTCAATGAGCATGGGGGTAATTTTGGGTACCGTCGTGTTCGATTAGAATTACGTAACAAAGGATATAAGGTTAATCATAAGGCTGTACAGCGTATCATGAACAAGTTAGGGATTAAGTGTATAAAGTTTAGTAGAAAGACTAGAAAGTACAACTCCTACAAGGGGAATGTTGGAAAGGTAGCTAAAAATCGTTTAAATCGACGATTTAAAACAAGTGTATGCCATCAAAAATTGGCTACTGATATTACGGAATTTAAATGTACGAATGGTGTTAAACTTTATCTTAGCCCTATCATGGACTTATTTAATGGGGAAATTCTCTCCTACGAGATAGGAGCTAGTCCAACATTAGACCTTACGTTGAAGCCTCTTTTGAAGGCAATAAACATAGTAAAAGATTCAAAGTATCGAACTACTATTCACTCTGATCAAGGATGTCAATATCAACACAAAAAGTGGGTTAAAACACTAAAAGAAAATAAGATATTTCAAAGTATGTCTCGAAAAGGGAATTGTTTGGATAATTCTCCAATGGAGAACTTCTTTGGCATACTAAAACAAGAAATGTATCACGGAGAGCCGTTGTGTTCGTTTGAAGAATTAAAAGAGAAGATTGATATATATATAGATTACTATAACAATAAACGCATTAAGCAAAAATTGGATGGCATGAGTCCGGTTCAATTCCGCATCCATACCAGCCAATTAGCTGCATAA
- a CDS encoding LLM class flavin-dependent oxidoreductase yields the protein MTKKRIYLNAFDMNCVGHQSPGLWTHPEDQSHRYKDSEYWIELAKILEKGRFDAIFLADVLGTYDVYQGSRDAAIRQGTQTPVNDPSLVVPLMSAVTKHLGFGVTASVTHEHPYTFARRMSTLDHITKGRVGWNIVTSYLKSAAVNIGLEDQINHDERYDIAEEYLQVCYKLWEASWEDDAVLRDKVNRIFADPSKVHDINHEGKYYKVPGAHLCEPSPQRTPVLYQAGTSTKGRAFAGKHAELVFIGSPTKNAAKQSVKKLREEAIRSGRAPEEIKILACITPIVGRTEEEAFEKLREYKNHISDEGALALLGGWTGIDFSEYGPNENLKYVKNDAIQSTVENFTKIDSDINWTIDEIKKYTGIGGLGPVTVGSPKQVADDLEHWVEETGVDGFNIAYAITPGTFVDFVELVVPILQERGVVRKEYEGDTLRENLFGKGDQLPPHHPGKQVGGQRDTYHGRRDRS from the coding sequence ATGACAAAGAAAAGAATTTATTTAAACGCATTTGATATGAACTGTGTAGGGCATCAGTCACCAGGTTTATGGACTCATCCGGAAGATCAATCTCACCGTTATAAGGACAGCGAATATTGGATTGAACTTGCGAAAATTTTAGAAAAGGGTCGGTTTGATGCTATTTTTCTAGCAGATGTATTAGGTACGTATGATGTGTATCAAGGTTCTAGAGATGCTGCTATCCGTCAAGGTACACAAACTCCTGTTAACGACCCATCTCTTGTTGTCCCGTTAATGTCAGCGGTAACGAAGCATTTAGGGTTCGGGGTTACTGCGTCGGTAACCCATGAGCATCCTTACACATTTGCTCGTAGAATGTCGACGCTAGATCATATTACAAAAGGTCGAGTTGGTTGGAATATTGTAACGTCTTATTTAAAAAGTGCGGCTGTTAATATCGGATTAGAGGATCAAATTAATCATGATGAGCGATACGATATCGCTGAGGAATATTTACAAGTTTGCTATAAATTATGGGAAGCTAGCTGGGAGGACGACGCAGTTTTACGAGATAAGGTGAATCGGATTTTTGCTGACCCAAGTAAGGTTCACGATATTAACCATGAAGGAAAGTATTATAAAGTTCCTGGTGCACACTTATGTGAACCGTCGCCACAAAGAACACCGGTGCTTTACCAAGCAGGGACTTCGACTAAGGGAAGAGCTTTCGCTGGGAAACATGCCGAGTTAGTCTTTATTGGTTCACCGACAAAGAACGCAGCTAAACAGTCTGTAAAGAAACTACGTGAAGAGGCAATTCGCTCCGGCAGAGCACCTGAGGAAATAAAAATACTTGCTTGTATTACTCCAATTGTTGGCCGAACGGAGGAAGAGGCTTTTGAAAAATTAAGAGAGTACAAAAATCATATAAGCGATGAAGGTGCACTGGCGCTTCTTGGTGGCTGGACCGGAATTGATTTTTCAGAGTATGGTCCCAATGAGAATCTTAAATATGTAAAAAATGATGCCATACAATCTACGGTGGAAAACTTTACGAAAATAGATTCAGATATTAATTGGACGATAGATGAAATTAAAAAATACACCGGAATTGGAGGGTTAGGACCAGTTACAGTTGGAAGTCCAAAACAGGTAGCAGATGACTTGGAGCACTGGGTGGAAGAAACCGGAGTAGATGGGTTTAACATCGCCTACGCGATTACTCCAGGCACCTTCGTGGACTTCGTAGAGCTAGTTGTCCCAATCCTACAAGAAAGAGGAGTAGTCCGAAAAGAATACGAAGGCGACACATTAAGAGAAAACCTATTCGGCAAAGGCGATCAACTACCACCACACCACCCTGGAAAACAAGTGGGTGGACAGAGGGACACATACCATGGACGGAGGGACAGGTCCTGA
- a CDS encoding YezD family protein encodes MAKLEESKVKHILSTLESLEFGTIEVTVHNGQITQIDTTEKKRFSLQQTTPSKSERTYKNSK; translated from the coding sequence ATGGCAAAACTTGAAGAGTCAAAAGTGAAACATATTTTATCAACTTTGGAGAGCTTGGAATTTGGAACGATTGAAGTTACCGTCCATAATGGGCAAATTACTCAAATCGATACGACGGAAAAGAAGCGTTTTTCATTGCAACAAACGACACCTAGTAAAAGTGAGAGAACCTATAAAAATAGTAAATAG
- the lspA gene encoding signal peptidase II yields MLFYITAILVILLDQLSKNFVRAYVELHERFTIWGIQFTHIENSGMAGGLFPGNARLFGVVAVLFVIFVLYLRKTEDMKGLLIDLSFGFLVGGAIGNAIDRFLFGTVTDFIVRSGGVLNIADHAIELGVILLIIHFVVSWLRQKGKASSSPSTQKESVDK; encoded by the coding sequence ATGCTATTTTACATAACAGCGATCCTCGTTATTTTGCTTGACCAGCTTTCTAAAAATTTTGTTCGGGCCTACGTAGAACTCCATGAAAGATTTACTATCTGGGGAATACAGTTTACGCATATCGAAAATAGTGGGATGGCAGGAGGGTTGTTTCCGGGTAATGCGCGGCTTTTTGGAGTTGTAGCAGTGTTGTTTGTCATATTTGTTTTATACCTTCGTAAAACGGAAGACATGAAGGGACTGCTTATTGATTTGAGTTTTGGATTTCTCGTCGGTGGGGCAATCGGAAATGCGATTGATCGATTTTTGTTTGGAACGGTAACAGACTTTATTGTTCGTTCTGGCGGGGTTCTGAATATAGCCGACCATGCGATTGAGCTGGGGGTGATTCTGCTTATTATACATTTTGTTGTTAGTTGGTTGAGGCAGAAGGGGAAAGCATCCTCATCTCCAAGCACTCAAAAAGAAAGTGTTGACAAATAA
- the helD gene encoding RNA polymerase recycling motor HelD: MNSEFQLEQDRLRRVIEMIREQVGRLEERTSQHRDEVIHIRKHFWDEVKVNTDSFDDYLETIIGLRQEAQALAVSQSTHRHASKRLNTLRRMQKSPYFGRIDFKEDDSPASEQVYIGISTLTDETGDNFLVYDWRAPIASVYYDCQPGPAQYVTPGGEIEGVLEKKWQYLIKNGTLQSMFDTSLTIGDEILQQVLGKGTDKHMHSIVATIQQEQNRIIRHDRGRLLIVHGAAGSGKTSAALQRIAYILYKYRENLNADQIILFSPNTMFNSYVSNVLPELGEENMQQVTFQEYLDHRLSDEFHVENPYDQLEYILTADDTPTYRTRVASIRYKASTQFFEAIQSYRKSLEEAGMQFKSIIFRGKPIVTAEQIQERFYSTDTSLKFFNRLEKLKEWLLVQLKEVERMERRKPWVQEEIELLSNEEYHKARNFLAKKRGYKKEDIADYEVEPVVLAQLIVHQKLKAVRKRIRAFQFVDINAIYEQLFADPLKLAQLIGETPAKWTEMCEATVKMLGEEKLFYEDATPFLLLKELILGFQMNNAIKHVVVDEAQDYSPFQFEFLKRLFPMARMTVLGDFNQAIFAHASEMNDFRILMNLYGEEKTEVINMTRSYRSTKPIIEFTRSLIPNGEKIIPFERDGERPVLTQVADHNELHRAITSKVSDFRELGYHSIAIICKSAEESKRAYEALSDIEDLKLLRNNSIEYEQGIVVIPSYLAKGIEFDAVIIYNASAEVYRDESLLRTFYTACTRAMHHLQLYSVGKLTPLVDTGTGPSSTHFLEIE; this comes from the coding sequence ATGAATTCAGAGTTTCAACTGGAGCAAGATCGATTGAGACGTGTGATAGAAATGATAAGAGAGCAAGTTGGTCGGTTGGAGGAAAGGACTTCTCAGCATCGGGACGAAGTGATTCATATTCGTAAACATTTTTGGGATGAGGTGAAAGTGAATACGGATTCGTTCGATGATTACTTGGAGACAATTATCGGTTTGCGCCAAGAGGCTCAAGCGCTCGCTGTTAGTCAAAGCACTCATCGGCATGCATCGAAGCGGCTCAACACTTTACGTCGTATGCAGAAATCTCCTTACTTCGGAAGGATTGATTTTAAAGAAGACGACTCGCCCGCTTCAGAGCAAGTATATATAGGTATTTCCACCCTTACAGATGAAACTGGCGATAATTTTCTCGTTTACGACTGGAGAGCGCCGATCGCGAGTGTGTATTATGATTGCCAACCCGGTCCCGCTCAGTACGTTACACCTGGTGGCGAGATTGAAGGCGTTTTAGAGAAAAAGTGGCAATACTTAATCAAAAACGGCACCCTTCAATCGATGTTTGATACGAGTCTTACGATTGGAGACGAAATCCTCCAGCAAGTGCTCGGAAAAGGTACTGACAAACATATGCACAGTATCGTAGCGACGATTCAACAGGAGCAAAACCGCATTATCCGTCATGATCGCGGAAGACTTCTCATCGTTCACGGTGCTGCAGGTAGTGGAAAAACTTCAGCTGCCCTTCAACGAATTGCGTATATACTTTACAAATATCGAGAAAATCTCAATGCCGACCAAATTATTTTATTTTCTCCAAATACGATGTTTAATAGTTACGTATCTAACGTACTACCGGAACTTGGCGAAGAAAATATGCAGCAGGTCACTTTTCAGGAATATTTAGACCATCGACTAAGCGACGAGTTTCATGTAGAAAATCCGTACGACCAATTGGAATATATATTAACAGCTGATGATACCCCTACTTATCGCACAAGGGTTGCCAGCATTCGATACAAAGCGTCCACTCAATTTTTTGAGGCTATCCAGTCCTACAGAAAGTCGCTTGAAGAAGCCGGGATGCAATTCAAGAGTATTATCTTTAGAGGGAAGCCAATTGTAACTGCTGAACAAATACAAGAAAGGTTTTATTCCACTGACACTTCTCTCAAATTCTTTAATAGGTTGGAAAAGTTAAAGGAATGGCTTTTGGTTCAATTAAAAGAGGTCGAAAGGATGGAACGGAGAAAACCGTGGGTCCAGGAGGAAATAGAGCTACTTAGTAATGAGGAGTATCATAAAGCACGGAATTTTTTAGCAAAAAAACGAGGCTACAAGAAAGAAGATATCGCTGATTACGAGGTGGAGCCAGTCGTGCTTGCCCAATTAATTGTCCATCAAAAATTGAAGGCAGTGCGAAAACGAATCCGAGCGTTTCAGTTTGTTGACATAAATGCTATTTACGAGCAGCTTTTTGCAGATCCCTTGAAGCTCGCTCAGTTAATTGGGGAAACACCAGCAAAGTGGACGGAGATGTGTGAAGCGACGGTGAAAATGCTTGGCGAAGAAAAACTGTTTTACGAAGATGCCACCCCGTTTTTACTTTTAAAAGAGCTAATTTTAGGCTTTCAAATGAATAATGCAATAAAGCACGTAGTTGTAGACGAGGCGCAAGATTACTCGCCGTTTCAATTTGAGTTTCTAAAACGTTTATTCCCGATGGCTAGAATGACAGTCCTTGGTGATTTTAACCAAGCAATATTTGCACACGCAAGTGAAATGAATGATTTTCGTATTCTCATGAATTTGTACGGAGAGGAAAAGACGGAAGTAATTAACATGACCCGCAGCTACCGCTCAACGAAACCGATTATCGAATTTACTCGGAGTCTCATTCCGAACGGCGAAAAGATTATCCCTTTCGAACGTGACGGAGAGCGTCCGGTGTTGACACAAGTGGCGGATCATAACGAACTACACCGGGCAATCACTTCCAAGGTCTCTGATTTTAGAGAACTCGGCTACCATAGCATTGCAATCATATGCAAATCAGCCGAGGAAAGTAAGCGCGCATACGAAGCACTGTCTGACATTGAGGATCTTAAGCTTTTGAGAAATAACTCAATAGAATACGAACAAGGAATTGTCGTCATCCCTTCCTATTTAGCAAAAGGTATTGAGTTCGATGCGGTCATCATTTATAACGCATCTGCGGAAGTTTACAGAGACGAGAGCCTCCTAAGAACATTCTACACCGCCTGCACAAGAGCAATGCACCACCTACAACTATACAGCGTAGGTAAACTAACCCCACTCGTGGACACAGGGACAGGTCCCTCGTCCACACATTTTTTGGAAATTGAATAG
- a CDS encoding DUF3951 domain-containing protein, which yields MGYVYTLVIVSVIGFVCYKMFKRKSAPSNRFTPFDDITMGNKSDVKRDEPIQDTKHRVEYEERKDSK from the coding sequence ATGGGCTACGTTTATACTTTAGTGATTGTATCAGTTATCGGATTTGTTTGTTATAAAATGTTTAAAAGAAAATCAGCACCATCTAACCGATTTACCCCATTTGATGATATAACGATGGGAAACAAGAGTGATGTAAAGCGAGATGAACCTATTCAAGATACGAAACATCGGGTTGAATATGAGGAAAGAAAAGATAGTAAATGA
- the pdxA gene encoding 4-hydroxythreonine-4-phosphate dehydrogenase PdxA, translating into MKPVIGITMGDAAGIGPEIIVKSLTDKDIYDRCQPIVIGDAKMLERVKPIVQADVEINVITEVSQAKNEVGVIDCIDLNLLPSDLPFGEVSGEAGNAAYQYVAKAVELAKEKKINAICTAPLNKEAMHKGGHLYPGHTEILATLTETEDFSMMLTAPNLKVIHLTTHVGLIKAIEMINPERTYRVIKLAHDTLTRAGIENPSVAVCGINPHAGENGLFGNGEEEEKLIPGIERAKSEGIDASGPHPADTLFFRAARGDFDIVVACYHDQGHAPIKVMGIEDGVNITVGLKGGIVRTSVDHGTAFDIAGKNIADSRSMKAAINSAIELAPRD; encoded by the coding sequence ATGAAACCAGTAATCGGAATCACTATGGGGGACGCAGCAGGTATCGGTCCGGAAATAATCGTGAAGTCATTAACAGATAAAGATATTTATGATAGATGTCAGCCAATCGTCATCGGTGACGCTAAAATGTTAGAAAGAGTAAAGCCGATTGTACAAGCTGATGTTGAAATTAACGTTATTACTGAAGTTTCTCAAGCGAAAAATGAAGTTGGCGTCATTGATTGTATCGACTTAAATCTATTGCCAAGTGACTTGCCGTTCGGAGAAGTTTCTGGTGAAGCAGGAAATGCAGCGTATCAATATGTGGCAAAAGCGGTGGAACTCGCAAAAGAGAAGAAAATTAACGCGATTTGTACAGCTCCACTAAATAAAGAAGCAATGCATAAGGGTGGACATTTGTATCCGGGTCATACAGAAATTTTAGCAACGTTAACGGAAACGGAAGATTTCTCGATGATGTTAACGGCTCCTAACTTGAAAGTGATTCATTTAACGACTCATGTTGGTTTAATTAAAGCGATTGAGATGATTAATCCAGAGAGAACGTATCGAGTAATTAAGCTTGCGCACGACACGCTAACACGTGCAGGTATTGAAAATCCAAGTGTTGCTGTTTGTGGTATTAACCCACACGCAGGTGAAAATGGGTTATTCGGAAATGGGGAAGAAGAAGAAAAACTAATTCCTGGTATCGAAAGAGCGAAAAGTGAAGGGATAGACGCTTCTGGTCCGCACCCAGCAGACACATTATTTTTCCGTGCAGCAAGAGGAGACTTTGATATCGTCGTAGCTTGCTACCATGACCAAGGCCATGCACCGATTAAAGTAATGGGAATCGAAGACGGCGTTAACATCACAGTCGGTCTCAAAGGTGGAATCGTTCGCACATCCGTTGACCACGGAACGGCATTCGACATCGCCGGCAAAAACATCGCCGACTCCCGAAGCATGAAAGCAGCCATCAACTCCGCCATCGAACTAGCACCAAGAGACTAA